The following are encoded together in the Monodelphis domestica isolate mMonDom1 chromosome 5, mMonDom1.pri, whole genome shotgun sequence genome:
- the LOC130454537 gene encoding histone H1.0 produces the protein MTENSAPASKPKKAKASKKSTDHPKYSDMIVAAIQAEKNRAGSSRQSIQKYIKNHYKVGENADSQIKLSIKRLVTTGVLKQTKGVGASGSFRLAKGDEPKKPVVKKAKKEVKKAATPRRASKPKKAATTKAPAKKPKAAAKKVKKKAAATPKKAKKPKTVKAKPVKASKPKKAKPSKPKAKSSAKKSAKKK, from the coding sequence ATGACGGAGAACTCAGCCCCGGCTTCCAAGCCTAAGAAGGCGAAGGCCTCAAAGAAGTCCACGGACCACCCAAAGTACTCGGACATGATCGTGGCGGCCATCCAGGCAGAGAAGAACCGGGCTGGCTCCTCCCGCCAGTCCATCCAGAAGTATATTAAGAACCACTACAAAGTGGGAGAGAACGCGGACTCGCAGATCAAATTGTCCATCAAAAGGCTGGTCACCACTGGGGTCCTCAAACAGACTAAAGGGGTGGGTGCCTCAGGCTCCTTCCGGTTAGCCAAGGGCGACGAACCCAAGAAACCGGTGGTCAAGAAGGCTAAGAAGGAAGTCAAGAAGGCGGCGACACCAAGGAGGGCATCTAAACCCAAGAAAGCAGCCACCACCAAGGCTCCAGCCAAGAAGCCCAAAGCTGCGGCCAAGAAGGTGAAGAAGAAAGCTGCCGCCACCCCTAAGAAAGCCAAAAAACCAAAGACTGTCAAAGCTAAACCAGTGAAGGCATCGAAACCCAAGAAGGCCAAGCCATCGAAGCCCAAAGCCAAGTCCAGTGCCAAGAAATCCGCCAAGAAGAAGTGA